In Labrus bergylta chromosome 1, fLabBer1.1, whole genome shotgun sequence, one genomic interval encodes:
- the ten1 gene encoding CST complex subunit TEN1: MAMLPAAAVFYFPWEVNNGAAQEGESLRTFGRLASYRPEESRATLSAQHASKQHQMVVHTLYVEPFDPIIGAQYIVLGEIENAEDVGVMVRARVLNCVDGVNIALLQRAINEQRSFFSEREQKQADAAQPEHVT; the protein is encoded by the exons ATGGCGATGCTCCCCGCAGCTGCAGTCTTTTATTTCCCCTGGGAGGTTAATAATGGAGCAGCTCAGGAAGGAGAGTCACTGAGGACATTCGGCAG ACTGGCCAGTTACCGACCCGAGGAGTCCAGGGCAACATTGTCTGCTCAGCATGCTTCAAAACAGCACCAGATGGTCGTCCACACGCTGTACGTGGAGCCCTTTGACCCCATAATTGGGGCCCAATATATAGTTCTGGGTGAGATAGAAAATGCTGAAG ATGTGGGCGTGATGGTCCGTGCCCGTGTGCTGAACTGCGTTGACGGAGTGAACATCGCTCTTCTTCAGAGAGCCATCAACGAGCAGAGAAGCTTCTTCAGCGAGAGGGAGCAGAAACAGGCTGATGCTGCACAGCCTGAACATGTTACCTGA